CCGAGGGCCGCATCGAGCCGGGCCGCACCACGATCGTCGAAGCGACGTCGGGCAACACCGGCATCGCGCTCGCGTTCGTCTGCGCAGCGAAGGGCTACGAGCTGGCGATCTTCCTGCCGCAGGGCATGTCCCGCGAGCGCGAGGCGTTGTTGAAGCTCTACGGCGCGCGGGTCGAGATCGTGGAGTCGATGGGCGGCATGGACGAGGCCGTCGGCGCCGCCCGCAGGGCCGCCGCCACCGGCGATGCGTGGCTGCCCGACCAGTTCTCCAACCCCGCCAACCCGGAGGCCCACCGCCTCGGGACCGGCCCGGAGATCCTGAAGGCCATGGACGACAGGGTCGACATCTTCGTCGCGGGCGTCGGGACCGGCGGCACGATCACCGGCGTCGGCGAGGCCATCAAGTCGGTCAACCCGGACGCGCAGGTGATCGCGGTCGAGCCCGCGGGCTCCGCGGTGCTCAGCGGCAAGAGGCCCGGCCCGCACCGGATCCAGGGCATCGGCGCCGGCTTCGTCCCGGCGGTCCTGGACCGCGACGTCATCGACGAGGTCATCCCGGTCTCCGACGACGACGCGATCGCCACCGCCCACCTCGCCGCCGCGCGCGAGGGCGTCCTGGCCGGCATCTCCTGCGGCGCCGCGCTCTGGGGCGCGATCACCGTCGGCAGGCGCCCCGAGAACGCCGGCAAGCGGATCGTCACGATCCTCCCGGACAGCGGCGAGCGCTACATCAGCGCCCCGTTCTTCGCGCCGAGCTAGGCGACCGGCGAGGCTTCGCAGGCGAGCGAGTCGGTCTCGCCCAGCGCCCAGGCCTCCATGGCGGGCCAGGGGCCGTAGCCGGCCTCGACGTTCAGATGCCCTGCGCCCGGCAGCAGGTCCACCGACAACTCCAGCGGCGCGCCCCAGTGCTCGGCCGCGCCGCGGCCGGGGCAGTACTCGTCGTCGTCGGAGCAGACCAACCTGGTGGACTTGCTCGCGGCGTCGATCGCGGCCTTGTCGGCACCCGTGGGGTAGAACTTCGCCAGCTCCGGCACGGCGGCGCCCGGGCAGGGCGGGGCGACCAGCACCACGCGGTCGACGCGCTGCGCCGGCCGCACCTCCGCGGCCTCCCTCAGCCACAGCACGCACCCGAGCGAGTGCGCGATCACGACGCGCTCGCCCTCGCCTCGGGACAACGCGCGCAGCTCGCGGTGCAGCGCGGCGCCCCAGCGGTCCGGGCACGGCACGTCGCAGTCGGGCAGCCTCGGGTACTGCACGTGGGCGCCCGCGTCCTCCAACCGTCCCGCCAGCCACGTCTGCCAGTGCTCGGGGCCGGACCCCTGCCAACCGTGCAAGATCAGGACGCGTAACGGAGCCATGCCGTCGAGTACGGTACATCGCAGATGCTCGGCTTCGGGATCCTCCGTCGCGTCACCCGTGAGCTGCGGCTCGACATCGCCGCCGCGCACGAGCGCGATCCCGCCGCCCGCGGGGTCAGCAGCGTCGAGATCCTGATCGCCTGGCCCGGCGTGCAGGCCGTCCTGGCCCACCGCGTCGCCCACGCGCTGCACGACTCCGACGTCCCGATCCTCCCGCGCGCGATCGCCTACATCGCGCGCATGTCGACCGGCATCGAGATCCACCCGGCCGCCAACGTCGGCGACGGGCTGTTCATCGACCACGGCATGGGCGTCGTGATCGGTGAGACCGCCGACGTCGGCAACGACGTCACGCTCTACCAGGGCGTCACGCTCGGCGGCACCGGCTTCGCGACCGGCAAGCGCCACCCGACGGTCGGCGACAACGTCACGGTCGGCTCCGGCGCCAAGCTGCTCGGCCCGATCGAGATCGGCCACGGCGCGAAGGTCGGCGCGAAC
The sequence above is a segment of the Conexibacter woesei Iso977N genome. Coding sequences within it:
- the cysK gene encoding cysteine synthase A, whose amino-acid sequence is MGTIPSNISDHIGNTPMVRLSRLEPEGVELYGKLEAYNPGGSVKDRIGIAMIAAAEAEGRIEPGRTTIVEATSGNTGIALAFVCAAKGYELAIFLPQGMSREREALLKLYGARVEIVESMGGMDEAVGAARRAAATGDAWLPDQFSNPANPEAHRLGTGPEILKAMDDRVDIFVAGVGTGGTITGVGEAIKSVNPDAQVIAVEPAGSAVLSGKRPGPHRIQGIGAGFVPAVLDRDVIDEVIPVSDDDAIATAHLAAAREGVLAGISCGAALWGAITVGRRPENAGKRIVTILPDSGERYISAPFFAPS
- a CDS encoding RBBP9/YdeN family alpha/beta hydrolase; amino-acid sequence: MAPLRVLILHGWQGSGPEHWQTWLAGRLEDAGAHVQYPRLPDCDVPCPDRWGAALHRELRALSRGEGERVVIAHSLGCVLWLREAAEVRPAQRVDRVVLVAPPCPGAAVPELAKFYPTGADKAAIDAASKSTRLVCSDDDEYCPGRGAAEHWGAPLELSVDLLPGAGHLNVEAGYGPWPAMEAWALGETDSLACEASPVA
- the cysE gene encoding serine O-acetyltransferase, with protein sequence MLGFGILRRVTRELRLDIAAAHERDPAARGVSSVEILIAWPGVQAVLAHRVAHALHDSDVPILPRAIAYIARMSTGIEIHPAANVGDGLFIDHGMGVVIGETADVGNDVTLYQGVTLGGTGFATGKRHPTVGDNVTVGSGAKLLGPIEIGHGAKVGANSVVITDVPPNATVVGNPGHVVRVDGRRPEGPDADWIHLPDPVADAIRELSSRLAGLEKRVADLNGEEPPAQVQELRPVRGVNPAGG